A single genomic interval of Hevea brasiliensis isolate MT/VB/25A 57/8 chromosome 4, ASM3005281v1, whole genome shotgun sequence harbors:
- the LOC110653986 gene encoding protein ECERIFERUM 26-like, giving the protein MAEVTYICKRTVVSSKPVQPGKSYPLSVLDRLMERSHLRIVYYFQTPKGRKLGEMTKKLRESMSETLTCFPAATGRLLKDQDGHWMIKCNDAGLRMVEARAKGSVEEWLESVDREKELMLIHWEEMFHKPYFWSTFYVQLTEFEEGGLAIGLSCFHLLADPTCATMFIKAWADTTLVGKMISPPFFHPLPPRRPGNKNLNRQPYTHLINYYSSIVEKTNSVTSTGFATIALVFPDPMVRACIAMARTTSAPDHPSPSPFQVLSGLFWVCISKVKGKGNGLIDMCICLDMRNVLGLDKGFFGNCTVYNNVQADYSGEDKLLSGATQAIEEVMAKMDIEGIMDLIEWLTSNDCKYPPLMNGCDLICGSLEEVDPYLATFEDGYAPIRVSYHVEPSAGAGQVLVLPWRRGEGEMSRVIMVTLPEDEMVRLLEDDLILRFCPTILMGTNK; this is encoded by the exons ATGGCTGAGGTCACATACATTTGCAAACGTACTGTGGTAAGCTCAAAACCAGTGCAACCAGGAAAATCCTACCCTTTATCAGTTCTTGATCGCCTTATGGAGCGAAGCCACTTAAGGATTGTGTACTATTTTCAAACTCCAAAAGGGAGGAAGCTTGGAGAAATGACTAAGAAGCTGAGAGAATCCATGTCAGAAACGCTCACTTGTTTTCCGGCAGCGACTGGAAGGTTGCTGAAAGACCAAGATGGGCATTGGATGATCAAGTGTAATGATGCAGGATTAAGGATGGTGGAAGCTAGAGCTAAAGGAAGCGTAGAGGAGTGGCTGGAGAGTGTAGACAGGGAGAAGGAGCTCATGCTTATTCACTGGGAAGAAATGTTTCATAAGCCTTATTTTTGGTCCACCTTCTATGTTCAG ctGACAGAATTTGAAGAAGGTGGCTTAGCAATTGGCTTGAGCTGCTTCCACCTTCTAGCTGATCCCACTTGTGCCACCATGTTCATCAAGGCCTGGGCTGACACAACCTTAGTTGGAAAAATGATTAGTCCACCTTTTTTCCACCCACTGCCTCCCCGGAGGCCCGGCAACAAAAATCTCAACCGCCAGCCTTACACCCACTTGATCAATTACTACAGTTCCATCGTAGAGAAAACAAATTCGGTCACATCCACAGGGTTCGCAACCATCGCTCTAGTGTTTCCAGATCCTATGGTCCGAGCCTGCATAGCCATGGCTCGAACCACTAGTGCACCTGACCACCCAAGCCCATCACCCTTCCAGGTACTATCTGGGCTCTTTTGGGTTTGTATAAGCAAGGTTAAGGGAAAAGGAAATGGGCTCATTGATATGTGCATATGTCTGGATATGAGGAATGTGTTGGGCCTTGATAAAGGGTTCTTCGGCAATTGCACGGTTTATAACAATGTCCAAGCAGATTATTCAGGAGAAGATAAATTATTATCAGGTGCTACTCAGGCTATTGAAGAAGTGATGGCAAAAATGGACATTGAGGGGATCATGGATTTGATCGAGTGGCTTACATCTAATGATTGCAAATATCCTCCTCTGATGAACGGTTGTGATCTGATATGTGGTAGCTTGGAGGAAGTGGACCCATATTTGGCCACATTTGAAGATGGTTATGCACCTATTCGTGTTTCTTATCACGTGGAACCATCAGCTGGAGCAGGTCAGGTTTTGGTCCTTCCATGGAGACGGGGTGAGGGTGAAATGAGCAGGGTGATCATGGTTACGCTCCCAGAGGATGAGATGGTTAGGTTACTTGAAGATGATCTCATTCTACGCTTCTGTCCAACCATTTTAATGGGAACCAATAAATGA
- the LOC110654079 gene encoding V-type proton ATPase subunit c''1: MSGSAMVGDPSSWSRALVKISPYTFSAVGIAIAIGVSVLGAAWGIYITGSSLIGAAIKAPRITSKNLISVIFCEAVAIYGVIVAIILQTKLESVPAAQIYAPESLRAGYAIFASGIIVGFANLVCGLCVGIIGSSCALSDAQNSSLFVKILVIEIFGSALGLFGVIVGIIMSAQATWPAKTA; encoded by the exons ATGTCAGGGTCCGCCATGGTGGGAGATCCGAGCTCCTGGTCGCGCGCGTTGGTAAAGATTTCTCCTTACACATTCTCCGCCGTTGGCATCGCCATTGCTATCGGCGTCTCTGTTCTCGGCGCTGCCTG GGGAATTTACATAACTGGAAGCAGTTTGATTGGAGCTGCGATCAAGGCTCCTCGCATTACTTCTAAAAATCTGATCAG TGTAATCTTTTGTGAAGCTGTTGCTATATATGGTGTTATTGTGGCGATTATTCTACAAACAAAACTAGAGAGTGTTCCTGCTGCACAGATATATGCTCCAGAGTCCCTTAGAGCTGGATATGCAATATTTGCCTCTGGGATCATTGTAGGCTTTGCTAACCTTGTCTGTGG GCTGTGTGTAGGAATAATTGGCAGCAGCTGTGCACTGTCTGATGCTCAAAACTCCTCACTCTTTGTGAAAATTCTTGTGATTGAGATCTTTGGTAGTGCGCTTGGGTTGTTTGGAGTGATCGTTGGAATAATTATGTCAGCTCAAGCGACATGGCCTGCAAAAACAGCGTGA
- the LOC110654078 gene encoding uncharacterized protein LOC110654078 gives MGAGREVSISLDGVRDKNVMQLKKLNTALFPVRYNDKYYADALASGDFTKLAYYSDICVGAIACRLEKKEGGAFRVYIMTLGVLAPYRGLGIGTRLLNHVLDLCSKQNISEIYLHVQTNNEDAIKFYKKFGFEITDTIQHYYTNITPPDCYVLTKFITCQTNK, from the exons ATGGGGGCAGGGCGTGAGGTGTCGATATCTCTGGACGGAGTGAGGGATAAGAACGTGATGCAACTCAAGAAGCTAAATACTGCACTATTCCCCGTTCGCTACAACGACAAATATTATGCTGATGCCCTCGCTTCCGGGGATTTCACTAAACTTG CATATTACAGTGACATCTGTGTTGGTGCAATTGCATGCCGGCTGGAGAAGAAGGAAGGAGGGGCTTTTCGTGTTTACATCATGACATTAGGTGTTTTAGCACCATACCGAGGCCTAGGCATTG GTACAAGGCTGTTGAATCATGTTCTTGATCTCTGCTCCAAGCAAAATATTTCAGAGATTTACTTGCATGTGCAGACAAACAATGAGGATGCCATCAAGTTTTATAAGAAATTTGGATTTGAAATCACAGATACCATCCAGCACTATTACACAAACATTACACCACCTGACTGCTATGTTCTTACCAAATTCATCACTTGTCAGACGAATAAATGA